The following proteins are encoded in a genomic region of Ailuropoda melanoleuca isolate Jingjing chromosome 10, ASM200744v2, whole genome shotgun sequence:
- the TBXT gene encoding T-box transcription factor T isoform X2 produces the protein MSSPGAESAGKSLQYRVDHLLSAVESELQAGSEKGDPTERELRVGLEESELWLRFKELTNEMIVTKNGRRMFPVLKVNVSGLDPNAMYSFLLDFVAADNHRWKYVNGEWVPGGKPEPQAPSCVYIHPDSPNFGAHWMKAPVSFSKVKLTNKLNGGGQIMLNSLHKYEPRVHIVRVGGAQRMITSHCFPETQFIAVTAYQNEEITALKIKYNPFAKAFLDAKERSDHKDMMEEPGDSQQSGYSQSGGWLIPGTSSLCPPATPHPQFGGPLSLPSTHGCERYPALRNHRPSPYPSPYAHRNNSPTYSDNPSTCLSMLQSHDSWPSLGTPAHTSMLPMSHSTGPPTGSSQYPSLWSVSNGTITPGAQTAAMSNGLGAQFFRGSSAHAAPLTHPVQAASSSGSPLYEGAPTATDIPDSQYDASAQARLIASWTPVSPPSM, from the exons ATGAGCTCCCCCGGCGCCGAGAGCGCGGGGAAGAGCCTGCAGTACCGAGTGGACCACCTGCTGAGCGCCGTGGAGAGCGAGCTGCAGGCGGGCAGCGAGAAGGGCGACCCCACGGAGCGCGAGCTGCGCGTGGGCCTCGAGGAGAGTGAGCTGTGGCTGCGCTTCAAGGAGCTCACCAACGAGATGATCGTGACCAAGAATGGCAG GAGAATGTTCCCGGTGCTGAAGGTGAACGTGTCTGGCCTGGACCCCAATGCCATGTACTCCTTCTTGCTGGACTTCGTGGCTGCCGACAACCACCGCTGGAAATACGTGAACGGAGAGTGGGTCCCGGGGGGCAAGCCCGAGCCGCAGGCGCCCAGCTGTGTCTACATCCACCCCGACTCGCCCAACTTCGGGGCCCACTGGATGAAGGCCCCCGTCTCCTTCAGCAAAGTCAAGCTCACCAACAAGCTCAACGGAGGGGGTCAG ATCATGTTGAACTCCTTGCACAAGTATGAGCCTCGGGTCCACATAGTGAGGGTTGGGGGTGCCCAGCGCATGATTACCAGCCACTGCTTCCCAGAGACCCAGTTCATCGCAGTGACCGCTTATCAGAACGAGGAG ATCACGgctcttaaaattaaatacaatccATTTGCAAAAGCTTTCCTTGATGCAAAGGAAAG AAGTGACCACAAAGATATGATGGAAGAACCTGGAGACAGCCAGCAGTCTGGGTACTCCCAAT CAGGGGGGTGGCTCATCCCTGGAACCAGCAGCCTGTGCCCACcggccaccccccaccctcagtTCGGAGGGCCCCTCTCACTTCCCTCCACACACGGCTGTGAAAGGTACCCTGCCCTGAGGAACCACCGGCCATCCCCCTACCCCAGCCCTTACGCACATCGGAATAATTCTCCAA CCTATTCTGACAATCCGTCTACATGTCTGTCCATGCTCCAATCCCATGACAGTTGGCCCAGCCTTGGGACGCCTGCCCATACCAGCATGCTCCCCATGAGCCACAGCACCGGCCCACCCACCGGCTCTAG CCAGTACCCCAGCCTGTGGTCTGTGAGCAACGGCACCATCACTCCCGGGGCTCAGACGGCGGCGATGTCCAACGGGCTGGGAGCGCAGTTCTTCCGGGGCTCCTCGGCGCACGCTGCGCCTCTCACACACCCGGTCCAGGCCGCCTCCTCCTCGGGATCCCCGCTGTACGAAGGGGCCCCCACGGCCACAGACATTCCCGACAGCCAGTACGATGCCTCGGCCCAAGCCCGCCTCATAGCCTCGTGGACGCCCGTGTCACCACCTTCCATGTGA
- the TBXT gene encoding T-box transcription factor T isoform X3, translating to MSSPGAESAGKSLQYRVDHLLSAVESELQAGSEKGDPTERELRVGLEESELWLRFKELTNEMIVTKNGRRMFPVLKVNVSGLDPNAMYSFLLDFVAADNHRWKYVNGEWVPGGKPEPQAPSCVYIHPDSPNFGAHWMKAPVSFSKVKLTNKLNGGGQIMLNSLHKYEPRVHIVRVGGAQRMITSHCFPETQFIAVTAYQNEEITALKIKYNPFAKAFLDAKERSDHKDMMEEPGDSQQSGYSQSYSDNPSTCLSMLQSHDSWPSLGTPAHTSMLPMSHSTGPPTGSSQYPSLWSVSNGTITPGAQTAAMSNGLGAQFFRGSSAHAAPLTHPVQAASSSGSPLYEGAPTATDIPDSQYDASAQARLIASWTPVSPPSM from the exons ATGAGCTCCCCCGGCGCCGAGAGCGCGGGGAAGAGCCTGCAGTACCGAGTGGACCACCTGCTGAGCGCCGTGGAGAGCGAGCTGCAGGCGGGCAGCGAGAAGGGCGACCCCACGGAGCGCGAGCTGCGCGTGGGCCTCGAGGAGAGTGAGCTGTGGCTGCGCTTCAAGGAGCTCACCAACGAGATGATCGTGACCAAGAATGGCAG GAGAATGTTCCCGGTGCTGAAGGTGAACGTGTCTGGCCTGGACCCCAATGCCATGTACTCCTTCTTGCTGGACTTCGTGGCTGCCGACAACCACCGCTGGAAATACGTGAACGGAGAGTGGGTCCCGGGGGGCAAGCCCGAGCCGCAGGCGCCCAGCTGTGTCTACATCCACCCCGACTCGCCCAACTTCGGGGCCCACTGGATGAAGGCCCCCGTCTCCTTCAGCAAAGTCAAGCTCACCAACAAGCTCAACGGAGGGGGTCAG ATCATGTTGAACTCCTTGCACAAGTATGAGCCTCGGGTCCACATAGTGAGGGTTGGGGGTGCCCAGCGCATGATTACCAGCCACTGCTTCCCAGAGACCCAGTTCATCGCAGTGACCGCTTATCAGAACGAGGAG ATCACGgctcttaaaattaaatacaatccATTTGCAAAAGCTTTCCTTGATGCAAAGGAAAG AAGTGACCACAAAGATATGATGGAAGAACCTGGAGACAGCCAGCAGTCTGGGTACTCCCAAT CCTATTCTGACAATCCGTCTACATGTCTGTCCATGCTCCAATCCCATGACAGTTGGCCCAGCCTTGGGACGCCTGCCCATACCAGCATGCTCCCCATGAGCCACAGCACCGGCCCACCCACCGGCTCTAG CCAGTACCCCAGCCTGTGGTCTGTGAGCAACGGCACCATCACTCCCGGGGCTCAGACGGCGGCGATGTCCAACGGGCTGGGAGCGCAGTTCTTCCGGGGCTCCTCGGCGCACGCTGCGCCTCTCACACACCCGGTCCAGGCCGCCTCCTCCTCGGGATCCCCGCTGTACGAAGGGGCCCCCACGGCCACAGACATTCCCGACAGCCAGTACGATGCCTCGGCCCAAGCCCGCCTCATAGCCTCGTGGACGCCCGTGTCACCACCTTCCATGTGA
- the TBXT gene encoding T-box transcription factor T isoform X1 — MSSPGAESAGKSLQYRVDHLLSAVESELQAGSEKGDPTERELRVGLEESELWLRFKELTNEMIVTKNGRRMFPVLKVNVSGLDPNAMYSFLLDFVAADNHRWKYVNGEWVPGGKPEPQAPSCVYIHPDSPNFGAHWMKAPVSFSKVKLTNKLNGGGQIMLNSLHKYEPRVHIVRVGGAQRMITSHCFPETQFIAVTAYQNEEITALKIKYNPFAKAFLDAKERSDHKDMMEEPGDSQQSGYSQWGWLIPGTSSLCPPATPHPQFGGPLSLPSTHGCERYPALRNHRPSPYPSPYAHRNNSPTYSDNPSTCLSMLQSHDSWPSLGTPAHTSMLPMSHSTGPPTGSSQYPSLWSVSNGTITPGAQTAAMSNGLGAQFFRGSSAHAAPLTHPVQAASSSGSPLYEGAPTATDIPDSQYDASAQARLIASWTPVSPPSM; from the exons ATGAGCTCCCCCGGCGCCGAGAGCGCGGGGAAGAGCCTGCAGTACCGAGTGGACCACCTGCTGAGCGCCGTGGAGAGCGAGCTGCAGGCGGGCAGCGAGAAGGGCGACCCCACGGAGCGCGAGCTGCGCGTGGGCCTCGAGGAGAGTGAGCTGTGGCTGCGCTTCAAGGAGCTCACCAACGAGATGATCGTGACCAAGAATGGCAG GAGAATGTTCCCGGTGCTGAAGGTGAACGTGTCTGGCCTGGACCCCAATGCCATGTACTCCTTCTTGCTGGACTTCGTGGCTGCCGACAACCACCGCTGGAAATACGTGAACGGAGAGTGGGTCCCGGGGGGCAAGCCCGAGCCGCAGGCGCCCAGCTGTGTCTACATCCACCCCGACTCGCCCAACTTCGGGGCCCACTGGATGAAGGCCCCCGTCTCCTTCAGCAAAGTCAAGCTCACCAACAAGCTCAACGGAGGGGGTCAG ATCATGTTGAACTCCTTGCACAAGTATGAGCCTCGGGTCCACATAGTGAGGGTTGGGGGTGCCCAGCGCATGATTACCAGCCACTGCTTCCCAGAGACCCAGTTCATCGCAGTGACCGCTTATCAGAACGAGGAG ATCACGgctcttaaaattaaatacaatccATTTGCAAAAGCTTTCCTTGATGCAAAGGAAAG AAGTGACCACAAAGATATGATGGAAGAACCTGGAGACAGCCAGCAGTCTGGGTACTCCCAAT GGGGGTGGCTCATCCCTGGAACCAGCAGCCTGTGCCCACcggccaccccccaccctcagtTCGGAGGGCCCCTCTCACTTCCCTCCACACACGGCTGTGAAAGGTACCCTGCCCTGAGGAACCACCGGCCATCCCCCTACCCCAGCCCTTACGCACATCGGAATAATTCTCCAA CCTATTCTGACAATCCGTCTACATGTCTGTCCATGCTCCAATCCCATGACAGTTGGCCCAGCCTTGGGACGCCTGCCCATACCAGCATGCTCCCCATGAGCCACAGCACCGGCCCACCCACCGGCTCTAG CCAGTACCCCAGCCTGTGGTCTGTGAGCAACGGCACCATCACTCCCGGGGCTCAGACGGCGGCGATGTCCAACGGGCTGGGAGCGCAGTTCTTCCGGGGCTCCTCGGCGCACGCTGCGCCTCTCACACACCCGGTCCAGGCCGCCTCCTCCTCGGGATCCCCGCTGTACGAAGGGGCCCCCACGGCCACAGACATTCCCGACAGCCAGTACGATGCCTCGGCCCAAGCCCGCCTCATAGCCTCGTGGACGCCCGTGTCACCACCTTCCATGTGA